The proteins below come from a single Gammaproteobacteria bacterium genomic window:
- the ftsA gene encoding cell division protein FtsA, which yields MSRKSEKKLIVALDVGTSKVAAIVGEVDGDGAVEVLGVGTHPSRGLRKGVVVNIESTVQSIQRAVEDAEAKSGCQIHSVYTGITGSHIRSFNSHGVVPIREKEVTALDLDRVIDAARAVAIPADQKVLQILPQGFIIDKQEGIRDPVGMSGVRLEARVHIITGAASAAENIVKCVQRCNLEVDDIILDQVASSYAVLSEDEKDLGVCLVDIGGGTTDIAVFTDGFIHHTAVIPIAGDQVTNDIAVHQRTPTQNAEEIKVRYACALASLADPEDSIEVPSVGDRPPRRLLRQSLAEVVQWRMDELLRLVQSELQHSGFEDLIPAGLVFTGGSSRMQGILELAEQIFKMPVRLGVPQQVTGSEEVIGNPAYATGIGLLMFGAAARNAVIPEPIGDVGVRGVLQRMKGWFQGNF from the coding sequence ATGTCCAGGAAATCTGAAAAGAAGCTCATCGTTGCTCTCGACGTTGGTACCTCCAAGGTTGCCGCGATTGTCGGAGAGGTGGATGGGGATGGCGCGGTAGAGGTCCTTGGAGTTGGTACACATCCCTCCAGGGGGTTACGCAAAGGCGTGGTAGTTAACATCGAGTCTACCGTACAGAGTATTCAACGCGCCGTAGAGGATGCTGAAGCGAAATCTGGTTGTCAGATCCATTCGGTGTATACGGGGATCACCGGTAGCCATATCCGTAGCTTCAACTCTCATGGTGTGGTGCCCATCCGGGAAAAAGAGGTTACTGCCCTAGATCTGGATCGAGTCATCGACGCCGCGCGTGCGGTAGCAATCCCGGCTGACCAGAAAGTTCTTCAAATTCTTCCCCAGGGTTTCATTATCGATAAACAAGAAGGCATCCGTGACCCAGTGGGCATGTCCGGGGTGCGTCTTGAGGCGCGGGTTCATATTATTACTGGGGCCGCGAGCGCCGCTGAGAATATCGTTAAGTGTGTGCAGCGTTGCAACCTAGAGGTTGATGATATCATTCTCGATCAAGTGGCATCGAGCTATGCAGTACTTTCCGAGGATGAAAAAGACCTGGGGGTATGCCTGGTGGATATCGGCGGGGGTACTACTGATATCGCGGTGTTCACCGATGGTTTTATTCACCATACCGCAGTGATTCCCATTGCGGGTGACCAAGTAACCAATGATATTGCGGTCCATCAGCGTACACCGACTCAAAATGCTGAAGAGATTAAGGTGCGTTACGCCTGTGCGCTGGCAAGCCTGGCAGACCCAGAGGATTCCATTGAAGTTCCCAGCGTTGGTGATCGCCCACCTCGGCGTTTACTCCGTCAGTCATTGGCGGAGGTGGTTCAGTGGCGTATGGATGAATTGCTCCGACTGGTTCAATCAGAATTGCAACACAGTGGCTTCGAGGATCTTATCCCTGCGGGGTTAGTATTCACCGGAGGTTCCTCACGGATGCAAGGGATCCTGGAATTAGCGGAACAGATCTTTAAAATGCCGGTGCGTTTGGGGGTACCCCAACAGGTAACCGGCAGTGAAGAGGTAATAGGTAATCCTGCTTACGCAACAGGAATAGGCCTATTAATGTTTGGGGCAGCAGCACGCAATGCCGTTATCCCTGAGCCGATTGGAGATGTTGGTGTGCGAGGTGTATTGCAGCGTATGAAAGGATGGTTCCAGGGAAATTTTTAA